The following proteins are co-located in the Amycolatopsis tolypomycina genome:
- a CDS encoding DUF4232 domain-containing protein translates to MDMKLSRLFPVVAASAGVLVLSACGGGGTTNAASSSTPSNSASPTATTTVTTATPSPTSTPAAPPAAQPADNGLCKAGDVKLALGQGDAGAGSVYRPLLITNSSGKPCTIQGFPGVSYVAGADGHQVGKDAFREGTKGNAVKLNPGQTAAADIQFVNVRNFDPATCQPTPVKGLRIYLPQETASNFVPSDGTGCAGTKIPGNQLAVKTVHPA, encoded by the coding sequence ATTGACATGAAGCTTTCACGGTTGTTCCCGGTCGTCGCGGCTTCGGCGGGCGTCCTCGTGCTCTCCGCCTGCGGCGGTGGCGGCACCACGAACGCGGCGAGCAGCTCGACGCCGTCGAACTCGGCGTCGCCCACCGCCACCACCACGGTCACCACGGCCACGCCGAGCCCCACCTCGACCCCCGCCGCGCCACCGGCCGCCCAGCCCGCCGACAACGGGCTCTGCAAGGCCGGGGACGTCAAGCTCGCGCTCGGCCAGGGCGACGCGGGCGCCGGCTCGGTCTACCGGCCGCTGCTCATCACGAACTCCAGCGGGAAGCCCTGCACCATCCAGGGTTTCCCCGGCGTGTCCTATGTGGCCGGTGCGGACGGGCACCAGGTCGGCAAGGACGCCTTCCGCGAAGGCACCAAGGGCAACGCCGTCAAGCTGAACCCGGGCCAGACCGCGGCCGCCGACATCCAGTTCGTCAACGTGCGGAACTTCGACCCGGCCACCTGCCAGCCGACGCCGGTCAAGGGCCTGCGCATCTACCTGCCGCAGGAGACCGCGTCGAACTTCGTGCCGAGCGACGGCACGGGCTGCGCCGGCACGAAGATCCCCGGCAACCAGCTCGCGGTGAAGACGGTCCACCCCGCCTAG
- a CDS encoding MFS transporter has translation MNEARNDGGGRRLGWLLTSSAASHLGDGIGKVALPLLATTLTRDPVLIAGLSATQFLPWLLFAAVAGALVDRIDRRRAMIVANTVRAAAVGALAVLVATGGMTIWLVYLTALIIGTAETIADSAANALIPAVVGNGSLDAANSKLQACEIVGQTFLGGPVGSLTFALFAAFPFILNSAGFAIAAAVLLGLAGTYRAKAETPVEPAKLRTELADGLRWLRGHPLLLRLVVVAGLLSLVSELAQAQLVLYALEDLHLSDATFGFFAFVGGIGGLAGAGLAPRLVRATGRLPVVVGGIVCCGLGFGGMGLVRSPVAGAALFGLFAAAVVAVNVVLATARHTLVPGELLGRVLGVWRTVVWGAIPPGALLGGVLTERLGSAARTFAVSGVAMLVVAAFAFGALRRFSLGDKSDSAAALTHHDPGM, from the coding sequence GTGAACGAAGCCCGGAACGACGGCGGCGGCCGAAGACTCGGGTGGCTGCTGACGTCGAGCGCGGCATCCCACCTGGGGGACGGCATCGGCAAGGTGGCCCTGCCCCTGCTGGCCACGACGCTGACCCGCGACCCGGTGCTCATCGCCGGGCTCTCCGCCACCCAGTTCCTGCCCTGGCTGCTGTTCGCCGCGGTCGCCGGCGCGCTGGTCGACCGGATCGACCGGCGGCGCGCGATGATCGTCGCGAACACCGTCCGCGCCGCCGCCGTCGGCGCACTGGCCGTGCTGGTCGCCACCGGCGGCATGACGATCTGGCTGGTCTACCTGACCGCCCTGATCATCGGGACGGCCGAGACGATCGCGGACAGCGCGGCGAACGCGCTGATCCCGGCGGTCGTCGGCAACGGCTCGCTCGACGCCGCCAACAGCAAGCTGCAGGCCTGCGAGATCGTCGGCCAGACGTTCCTCGGCGGCCCGGTCGGCAGCTTGACCTTCGCGCTCTTCGCCGCCTTCCCGTTCATCCTCAACTCCGCGGGCTTCGCGATCGCGGCCGCGGTGCTGCTCGGCCTCGCGGGCACCTACCGCGCGAAAGCCGAGACGCCGGTCGAGCCGGCGAAACTGCGCACCGAGCTCGCCGACGGCCTGCGCTGGCTGCGCGGGCACCCGCTGCTGCTGCGGCTGGTCGTCGTCGCCGGGCTGCTCAGCCTGGTCAGCGAGCTCGCCCAGGCGCAGCTGGTGCTGTACGCGCTCGAAGACCTCCACCTGTCCGACGCGACCTTCGGGTTCTTCGCGTTCGTCGGCGGGATCGGCGGACTGGCCGGCGCGGGCCTCGCCCCGCGGCTGGTGCGGGCGACCGGCAGGCTCCCGGTCGTCGTCGGCGGGATCGTCTGCTGCGGCCTCGGCTTCGGCGGGATGGGCCTGGTGCGCTCGCCGGTCGCGGGCGCGGCGCTGTTCGGCCTGTTCGCGGCCGCGGTGGTGGCGGTGAACGTCGTGCTCGCGACGGCCCGGCACACGCTCGTGCCCGGCGAGCTGCTCGGCCGGGTGCTCGGGGTCTGGCGCACGGTCGTCTGGGGCGCGATCCCGCCGGGTGCGCTGCTGGGCGGGGTGCTGACCGAGCGGCTCGGCTCGGCTGCGCGGACGTTCGCGGTGTCCGGCGTGGCGATGCTGGTGGTCGCCGCGTTCGCGTTCGGCGCGCTGCGGCGGTTCTCCCTCGGTGACAAATCGGACTCAGCCGCGGCGCTGACGCACCACGATCCCGGAATGTGA
- a CDS encoding metallopeptidase family protein yields the protein MPVEMSRERFEELVSEALDEVPPEFARAMDNVVVLVEEFNDEAPDILGLYHGVALTERTSSYGGVLPDRISIYRQPILAMCEDEDEVVEEVLITVVHELGHHFGIDDARLHELGWG from the coding sequence ATGCCGGTCGAGATGAGCCGGGAGCGGTTCGAAGAGCTCGTCTCCGAAGCCCTCGACGAGGTGCCGCCCGAGTTCGCGCGCGCGATGGACAACGTCGTCGTGCTCGTCGAGGAGTTCAACGACGAGGCGCCGGACATCCTCGGGCTCTACCACGGCGTCGCGCTGACCGAGCGGACGTCGTCGTACGGCGGGGTGCTGCCGGACCGGATCTCGATCTACCGGCAGCCGATCCTGGCCATGTGCGAGGACGAGGACGAGGTCGTCGAGGAGGTCCTGATCACCGTCGTGCACGAGCTGGGCCACCACTTCGGCATCGACGACGCCCGGCTGCACGAGCTCGGCTGGGGCTGA
- a CDS encoding septum formation family protein, which produces MSPSADRFPTATQTLRTRVVMGGIFAGALIALALSVVFSWSDGVTGGSGGGAGKLSAAAQEAFHSPPGSCLTWDNPDASDARKVACTQPHLFEVTALVDIGPQYPEGAPVPSLDQWQQIAQQKCTSDVKPYLGHNLDPYGKLTTNLLRPTPSQWEDGDRQLRCGLQWAGAGGKLLPTTGPAKEQDQSLVFEPGTCLALLGKGVGDPIDCTQPHSYEIVATLDLKSKFKDAYPSQDDQKTWLDTECNKAVADYTGGADLDAKKLILTWDLREQESWDAGSTKVNCKVASLLPDKSGLQAVTGSIKVAPAGPDGGQPQDGGPPSDGGGGPATSGPAPTTAKQGG; this is translated from the coding sequence ATGTCTCCCAGCGCCGATCGGTTCCCCACCGCCACGCAGACGCTGCGCACGCGCGTCGTGATGGGCGGGATCTTCGCGGGCGCGCTCATCGCGCTCGCGCTCAGCGTCGTCTTCTCGTGGAGCGACGGCGTCACCGGCGGGTCCGGCGGCGGCGCGGGCAAGCTGTCCGCGGCGGCCCAGGAGGCCTTCCACTCCCCGCCGGGCAGCTGCCTGACCTGGGACAACCCGGACGCGAGCGACGCGCGCAAGGTGGCCTGCACCCAGCCGCACCTGTTCGAGGTGACGGCGCTGGTGGACATCGGCCCCCAGTATCCGGAGGGCGCGCCCGTCCCGTCGCTGGACCAGTGGCAGCAGATCGCGCAGCAGAAGTGCACCTCGGACGTGAAGCCGTACCTCGGGCACAACCTCGACCCGTATGGCAAGCTCACGACGAACCTGCTCCGCCCGACGCCGTCGCAGTGGGAGGACGGCGACCGCCAGCTGCGGTGCGGCCTGCAGTGGGCGGGCGCCGGCGGCAAGCTGCTGCCGACGACCGGGCCGGCGAAGGAGCAGGACCAGTCGCTGGTCTTCGAGCCGGGCACCTGCCTGGCGCTGCTCGGCAAGGGCGTCGGCGACCCGATCGACTGCACGCAGCCGCACTCGTACGAGATCGTCGCCACCCTGGACCTCAAGTCGAAGTTCAAGGACGCCTACCCCTCGCAGGACGACCAGAAGACCTGGCTCGACACCGAGTGCAACAAGGCGGTGGCCGACTACACCGGCGGCGCCGACCTCGACGCGAAGAAGCTGATCCTGACCTGGGACCTGCGGGAGCAGGAGAGCTGGGACGCCGGCTCGACCAAGGTCAACTGCAAGGTGGCCTCCCTGCTGCCCGACAAGAGCGGCCTGCAGGCCGTGACCGGCAGCATCAAGGTCGCCCCGGCCGGCCCGGACGGCGGCCAGCCCCAGGACGGCGGCCCGCCGTCGGACGGCGGTGGTGGCCCGGCCACCTCGGGCCCGGCCCCGACGACGGCGAAGCAGGGCGGCTGA
- a CDS encoding glutathionylspermidine synthase family protein: MYRDRREPRRDWQRIVEEQGLVYGTPARDSSGRVRPYWDESVHYVFDMDEVLSLEADVELLHSMCLEAVDNVVTTEGYQRFGIPEWVWPHIAESWKRQDPHVYGRFDLRYDGKSPAKLLEYNADTPTTLLEASLLQWHWKTDVFPDDDQWNSIHEKLVERWTQLQDKLPSNELHFTWSAADPSGEDNVTTAYLQETAAEAGLDTVGLAIEEIGWDPVLKRFVDLEEAQMATVLKLYPWEWVVDEEFGRHAVESLPRTLWIEPLWKMILSNKTLLAILWENYPGHPNLLPAFADDPGILTEYVRKPKLGREGANVQIVATGYETQTDGVYGAEGFVYQAFDPLPEFDGYRPALGAWIVGDSSAGLGIRETGGLVTDDGAAFVPHRIVES, encoded by the coding sequence GTGTACCGGGACCGGCGTGAGCCGCGGCGCGACTGGCAGCGGATCGTCGAAGAGCAGGGGCTCGTCTACGGCACGCCGGCCCGCGACAGCAGCGGCCGGGTGCGGCCGTACTGGGACGAGTCCGTGCACTACGTCTTCGACATGGACGAGGTCCTCTCCCTGGAGGCCGACGTCGAGCTGCTGCACTCGATGTGCCTGGAGGCCGTCGACAACGTCGTGACGACCGAGGGCTACCAGCGGTTCGGCATCCCCGAGTGGGTCTGGCCGCACATCGCCGAGTCGTGGAAGCGGCAGGACCCGCACGTCTACGGCCGGTTCGACCTGCGCTACGACGGCAAGTCGCCGGCCAAGCTGCTCGAGTACAACGCGGACACGCCGACGACGCTGCTGGAGGCGTCGCTGCTGCAGTGGCACTGGAAGACCGACGTCTTCCCGGACGACGACCAGTGGAACTCGATCCACGAGAAGCTCGTCGAGCGATGGACACAGCTCCAGGACAAGCTGCCGTCCAACGAGCTGCACTTCACCTGGTCGGCGGCCGATCCGTCCGGTGAGGACAACGTCACGACGGCGTACCTGCAGGAGACCGCGGCCGAGGCCGGCCTCGACACGGTGGGCCTGGCGATCGAGGAGATCGGCTGGGACCCGGTGCTCAAGCGGTTCGTCGACCTCGAAGAGGCGCAGATGGCGACCGTGCTGAAGCTGTACCCGTGGGAGTGGGTGGTCGACGAGGAGTTCGGCCGCCACGCCGTCGAGTCGCTGCCGCGGACGCTGTGGATCGAGCCGCTCTGGAAGATGATCCTCTCCAACAAGACGCTGCTGGCGATCCTGTGGGAGAACTACCCGGGCCACCCGAACCTGCTGCCGGCGTTCGCCGACGACCCCGGCATCCTCACCGAGTACGTCCGCAAGCCGAAGCTGGGCCGCGAGGGCGCGAACGTCCAGATCGTGGCGACCGGCTACGAGACCCAGACCGACGGCGTGTACGGCGCCGAAGGCTTCGTCTACCAGGCCTTCGACCCCCTGCCCGAGTTCGACGGCTACCGGCCGGCCCTCGGCGCGTGGATCGTCGGCGACAGCTCCGCCGGGCTGGGCATCCGCGAAACCGGCGGCCTGGTCACCGACGACGGTGCGGCGTTCGTCCCACACCGCATCGTCGAGTCGTGA
- a CDS encoding DUF350 domain-containing protein encodes MTSTLALSDTFGSDLVRGIGAILLYGVVGLLLMFAGFYAIDWTTPGKLSKLVTQGLPNAVIVTASGMLSMAFIVVVAIFNSASDLTEGLITSLVYGLLGIVVQVIAVRLLEWATRIDVASTIESEKFAPVSIVVAAAHLGLGLVVAVGIS; translated from the coding sequence GTGACCTCGACGCTTGCGCTGTCCGACACGTTCGGCTCCGACCTCGTGCGGGGGATCGGCGCGATCCTGCTGTACGGCGTCGTCGGCCTGCTGCTGATGTTCGCCGGCTTCTACGCGATCGACTGGACCACGCCCGGCAAGCTGTCGAAGCTGGTGACGCAGGGCCTGCCGAACGCCGTGATCGTGACGGCGTCCGGGATGCTCTCGATGGCGTTCATCGTGGTCGTGGCGATCTTCAACTCGGCGAGCGACCTGACGGAAGGCCTGATCACGTCCCTGGTCTACGGCCTGCTCGGGATCGTCGTCCAGGTGATCGCGGTCCGGCTCCTGGAGTGGGCAACCCGCATCGACGTGGCATCGACGATCGAGAGCGAGAAGTTCGCCCCGGTGAGCATCGTCGTCGCGGCGGCGCACCTCGGTCTCGGCCTCGTGGTGGCGGTGGGCATCTCCTGA
- a CDS encoding haloalkane dehalogenase encodes MRLLRTPDDRFTDLPDFSYLPRYVELPDPHGGRIRVGYVEAGPADGPVVLLLHGEPSWSFLYRKMLPVLADAGLRAIAPDLVGFGRSDKPGDLVDHSYARHVEWMRGFAFDALDLRDVTLVGQDWGGLIGLRMVASSPSRFARVVASNTGLPTGDVDMPAAWHAFRSAVEKAPVLDVGRFVQSGCRTPLSSEVRAAYDAPFPNETYKAGPRAMPGLVPYRPDDPASEANRAAWKTLTELEIPFLAAFSDGDPITGGMAPILKRAMRGAQGLEHPVIAGAGHFLQEDKGEELAEHVARFVRG; translated from the coding sequence GTGCGCCTACTGAGGACACCGGACGACCGGTTCACGGACCTGCCCGACTTTTCGTACTTGCCTCGCTACGTCGAGCTGCCGGATCCCCACGGCGGCCGGATCAGAGTGGGGTACGTCGAGGCAGGTCCGGCGGACGGCCCGGTGGTGTTGCTGCTGCACGGCGAGCCGAGCTGGTCGTTCCTGTACCGCAAGATGCTGCCGGTGCTGGCAGACGCGGGGCTCCGGGCGATCGCGCCGGACCTCGTGGGGTTCGGGCGGTCCGACAAGCCGGGTGACCTGGTGGATCATTCGTACGCCCGGCACGTGGAGTGGATGCGCGGGTTCGCGTTCGACGCGCTCGATTTGCGGGACGTGACGCTGGTCGGCCAGGACTGGGGCGGGCTGATCGGGCTGCGGATGGTGGCTTCGTCGCCGTCCCGGTTTGCGCGGGTGGTGGCCTCGAACACGGGGCTGCCGACGGGCGACGTCGACATGCCGGCGGCGTGGCACGCATTTCGCTCGGCCGTGGAGAAGGCACCGGTCCTCGACGTGGGACGGTTCGTGCAGTCGGGGTGCCGGACACCGCTGTCCTCCGAGGTCCGGGCGGCGTACGACGCACCGTTCCCGAACGAGACGTACAAGGCGGGACCGCGCGCAATGCCCGGTCTGGTGCCCTACCGCCCGGACGACCCGGCTTCGGAAGCGAACCGGGCGGCCTGGAAGACCCTGACGGAACTGGAGATCCCGTTCCTGGCAGCCTTTTCGGACGGCGACCCGATCACGGGCGGCATGGCCCCGATCCTGAAGCGCGCGATGCGCGGGGCACAGGGGCTGGAGCACCCGGTGATCGCGGGAGCAGGGCACTTCCTGCAGGAGGACAAGGGCGAGGAGCTGGCCGAGCACGTGGCGAGGTTCGTGCGCGGCTGA
- the ltrA gene encoding group II intron reverse transcriptase/maturase, which produces MPEEASPVNIGDLLLVPFTAGQRVLGMQTKLHRWAAADPGRRFDDLYNLVADPAFLVTAWERVSGNTGARSAGVDRRTVRSITESKLGVVGLLEEIRADLKARAFRPLPVRERHIPRTGGKTRRLGIPTVTDRVVQASLKLVLEPIFETGFRDSSYGFRPRRRAQDAVEEIRHYAQQGYEWVFEGDIAACFDEIDHTALLGLVRKRIKDKRILELIKAFLRAGILSEDGADRDTHSGTPQGGILSPLLANITLSELDDYFHQIWENHRNSWTRARHRQRGGATFRLTRYADDFVVLVNGTRDHAEKLWDEIGAILDRIGLRLAPEKTQIVHIDEGFDFLGFRIQRHTQYGSDRKLIYTYPSKKSMTSIKRKVKAATKRITHQDADRLFRQLGTMTRGWAQYFRHSSSSKAYHHLQHYLWWRVWEWLKNKHPRTSRRWIIRRYYNRWWPEYNSVALWQPATMTIQRYRYRGHRIPTPWDKPGVSPA; this is translated from the coding sequence ATGCCAGAAGAAGCCTCACCGGTGAACATCGGTGATCTGCTGTTGGTGCCGTTCACCGCAGGGCAGCGGGTACTGGGAATGCAAACGAAGCTGCACCGTTGGGCGGCGGCCGATCCCGGCCGCCGGTTTGATGATCTCTATAACCTCGTGGCCGACCCCGCATTCCTCGTCACGGCGTGGGAACGGGTGTCGGGGAACACCGGAGCACGCAGCGCGGGTGTCGATCGGCGGACTGTCCGCTCGATCACCGAATCGAAGCTGGGTGTTGTCGGGTTGTTGGAGGAAATCCGGGCTGATCTGAAGGCTCGGGCGTTCCGTCCGCTCCCGGTCCGGGAACGGCACATTCCCAGAACCGGCGGGAAGACGCGCCGGCTGGGGATACCGACCGTGACCGATCGGGTCGTTCAAGCCTCGCTGAAGCTGGTCCTGGAACCGATCTTCGAGACCGGGTTCCGGGACTCCAGTTATGGTTTCCGGCCCAGACGCCGGGCCCAGGACGCCGTCGAGGAGATCCGCCACTATGCCCAGCAGGGCTATGAGTGGGTCTTCGAGGGCGACATCGCCGCCTGTTTCGACGAGATCGACCACACCGCCCTGCTCGGGCTGGTGCGGAAACGGATCAAGGACAAGCGGATCCTGGAGCTGATCAAGGCGTTCCTGCGCGCGGGAATCCTCAGCGAGGACGGCGCCGACCGGGACACCCATTCCGGAACCCCTCAGGGCGGCATTCTGTCGCCGCTGCTGGCCAACATCACTCTCTCCGAACTGGACGACTATTTCCACCAGATCTGGGAGAACCACAGGAACTCCTGGACCCGGGCGCGCCATCGCCAACGCGGCGGCGCAACATTCCGGCTGACCCGTTATGCCGACGACTTCGTCGTCCTGGTCAACGGAACCCGAGACCACGCGGAGAAACTATGGGATGAGATCGGTGCGATCCTGGACCGGATCGGGCTTCGGCTCGCCCCGGAAAAGACACAGATCGTGCACATCGACGAGGGATTCGACTTCCTGGGATTCCGCATCCAGCGGCACACTCAATACGGAAGCGACCGGAAACTGATCTACACCTATCCGTCGAAGAAGTCGATGACTTCCATCAAACGGAAGGTGAAGGCAGCGACCAAGCGGATCACCCATCAGGACGCGGACCGACTGTTCCGGCAACTCGGGACGATGACCCGCGGATGGGCCCAGTACTTCCGGCACAGTTCCTCCAGCAAGGCCTACCACCATCTCCAGCACTACCTGTGGTGGCGGGTCTGGGAATGGCTGAAGAACAAACACCCCCGCACCAGCAGACGGTGGATCATCCGCCGCTACTACAACCGGTGGTGGCCGGAATACAACAGTGTCGCACTCTGGCAACCCGCCACGATGACCATTCAGCGTTATCGCTACCGGGGCCACCGGATACCGACACCATGGGACAAACCAGGCGTCTCGCCTGCCTGA
- a CDS encoding aspartate aminotransferase family protein: protein MTDELLARHRAVMPSWMSLLYEEPIEIVHAHDRRMTDSQGRTYLDFFAGVLTNSMGYDVAEIGDAVRKQLDTGILHTSTLYLIRSQVELAERIAALSGIPDAKVFFTNSGSEANDTALMLATQYRRSNQVLAMRNSYHGRSFGTVAITGNRGWSASALSPVKVNYVHGGYRYRSPFRDMSDADYIDACVADLVDVLNTATAGDVACLIAEPIQGVGGFSLPPDGLFRAMKEVLDSYGVLFISDEVQTGWGRTGEHFWGIEAHGVTPDMMTFAKGLGNGLAVGGVVARGDVLDCFQAQSFSTFGGNPVSMAGATAVLDYIKDHDLQANCAARGAQLLSGLRAFDSPLVAEVRGKGLMIGVELIKPGTTEPNVPAAARMLEETKKRGLLIGKGGLHGNVLRLGPPMTLTAEEAQEGLQILTDALEATHAAP, encoded by the coding sequence ATGACCGATGAGCTGCTCGCCCGGCACCGCGCAGTCATGCCGTCCTGGATGTCGCTGTTGTACGAGGAGCCCATCGAGATCGTGCACGCGCACGACCGCCGGATGACGGATTCCCAGGGCCGCACGTACCTGGACTTCTTCGCGGGCGTGCTGACCAACTCGATGGGCTACGACGTCGCCGAGATCGGCGACGCGGTCCGCAAGCAGCTCGACACGGGCATCCTCCACACGTCGACGCTGTACCTGATCAGGTCCCAGGTCGAGCTGGCGGAGCGCATAGCTGCGTTGTCCGGCATCCCGGACGCGAAGGTGTTCTTCACGAACTCGGGCAGCGAGGCCAACGACACGGCGCTGATGCTGGCAACGCAGTACCGCCGCAGCAACCAGGTACTGGCGATGCGCAACAGCTACCACGGCCGGTCATTCGGAACGGTGGCGATCACGGGCAACCGCGGCTGGTCGGCCTCGGCCCTGAGCCCGGTGAAGGTCAACTACGTCCACGGCGGCTACCGCTATCGAAGCCCGTTCAGGGACATGTCGGACGCGGACTACATCGACGCGTGCGTGGCGGACCTGGTGGACGTCCTGAACACGGCAACGGCGGGCGACGTGGCCTGCCTCATCGCGGAGCCGATCCAGGGTGTCGGCGGATTCAGCCTCCCCCCGGACGGCCTGTTCCGGGCGATGAAGGAGGTGCTCGATTCTTATGGGGTCCTGTTCATCTCGGACGAGGTCCAGACGGGCTGGGGAAGGACGGGCGAGCACTTCTGGGGCATCGAGGCCCACGGCGTGACACCGGACATGATGACGTTCGCCAAGGGCCTCGGGAACGGCCTCGCGGTCGGCGGCGTGGTGGCCCGCGGAGATGTGTTGGACTGTTTCCAGGCCCAATCGTTCTCGACGTTCGGCGGCAACCCGGTGTCGATGGCCGGGGCAACGGCGGTCCTGGACTACATCAAGGACCACGACCTCCAGGCCAACTGCGCAGCCCGCGGAGCACAGCTGCTGTCCGGCTTGCGTGCTTTTGACAGCCCGCTGGTGGCGGAGGTCCGCGGCAAGGGCCTGATGATCGGGGTGGAGCTGATCAAGCCGGGAACAACGGAGCCGAACGTCCCGGCGGCGGCCCGCATGCTGGAGGAGACGAAGAAGCGAGGCTTGCTGATCGGCAAGGGCGGCCTCCACGGAAACGTGCTGAGGCTGGGCCCCCCAATGACCCTGACGGCAGAAGAGGCCCAGGAGGGCTTGCAAATCCTGACGGACGCACTGGAAGCAACCCACGCGGCACCGTGA
- the serS gene encoding serine--tRNA ligase, with the protein MIDPRTLRDDPEAVRASQRARGEDEGVVDKLLSLDTRRRSSIAAADKLRNEQKLLGKQIPKAPPEEKQQLLATAKELAAQVKAAEAEQNTASEEFDTLFRTLPNLVHPSAPVGGEDDYTVVKHVGEPTKLGFAPKDHLELLEGLGGVDMERGAKVSGSRFYFLTGVGAQLQLGLLNMAIAQALENGFTPMITPSLVRPEIMAGTGFLGQHSSEIYHLEDDDLYLVGTSEVPLAGFHSDEILDLTEAKRYAGWSSCYRREAGSYGKDTRGIIRVHQFDKVEMFVYAKPEDAEAEHERLLGWEEQMLAKIEVPYRVIDTATGDLGTSAHRKFDCEAWIPTQETYRELTSTSNCTTFQARRLAIRYRDDNGKPQVAATLNGTLATTRWIVAIVENHQQEDGSVRVPEALRPFVGGKEVLEPR; encoded by the coding sequence GTGATTGACCCCAGGACTCTGCGCGATGACCCGGAAGCCGTGCGCGCGTCGCAGCGCGCCCGTGGTGAAGACGAGGGAGTGGTCGACAAGCTGCTCTCCCTCGACACCCGGCGCCGGTCTTCGATCGCGGCCGCCGACAAGCTGCGCAACGAGCAGAAGCTCCTGGGCAAGCAGATCCCGAAGGCGCCGCCCGAGGAAAAACAGCAGCTGCTGGCCACAGCCAAGGAGCTCGCCGCGCAGGTCAAGGCCGCCGAGGCTGAGCAGAACACCGCGTCGGAAGAGTTCGACACGCTCTTCCGCACCCTGCCGAACCTCGTCCACCCGAGCGCGCCCGTCGGCGGCGAGGACGACTACACGGTCGTCAAGCACGTCGGCGAGCCCACCAAGCTCGGCTTCGCCCCGAAGGACCACCTCGAGCTGCTCGAAGGCCTCGGCGGCGTCGACATGGAACGTGGCGCGAAGGTCTCCGGCTCGCGGTTCTACTTCCTCACCGGCGTCGGTGCGCAGCTGCAGCTCGGCCTGCTCAACATGGCCATCGCGCAGGCCCTCGAGAACGGCTTCACGCCGATGATCACGCCGTCGCTGGTCCGCCCCGAGATCATGGCCGGCACCGGCTTCCTCGGGCAGCACTCGAGCGAGATCTACCACCTCGAAGACGACGACCTCTACCTCGTCGGCACGTCGGAGGTGCCGCTCGCCGGCTTCCACTCCGACGAGATCCTCGACCTCACCGAGGCCAAGCGGTACGCGGGCTGGTCGTCCTGCTACCGCCGCGAGGCCGGCTCCTACGGCAAGGACACCCGCGGCATCATCCGCGTCCACCAGTTCGACAAGGTGGAGATGTTCGTCTACGCCAAGCCGGAGGACGCCGAGGCCGAACACGAGCGGCTGCTCGGCTGGGAAGAGCAGATGCTCGCCAAGATCGAGGTGCCCTACCGGGTGATCGACACCGCGACCGGCGACCTCGGCACGTCCGCGCACCGCAAGTTCGACTGCGAGGCGTGGATCCCCACCCAGGAGACCTACCGCGAGCTGACCTCGACGTCCAACTGCACGACGTTCCAGGCCCGCCGCCTGGCGATCCGCTACCGCGACGACAACGGCAAGCCGCAGGTCGCCGCCACGCTCAACGGCACGCTGGCCACTACCCGGTGGATCGTCGCGATCGTCGAGAACCACCAGCAGGAAGACGGCTCGGTGCGCGTGCCGGAGGCGCTGCGCCCGTTCGTCGGCGGCAAGGAAGTCCTCGAGCCCCGCTGA